CAACACAACGTCCTGACGGGCTTCTTCCAGAAAACCCTCGGCCAGCCGCAAACGGTAGATCGCTTCTCGATCCTTCACGCAAATCCCTCCCACGTCGATGGCCAGGTGGAAAATGGTGCATCCCAAACCAGGTCGTGACCTTTCAGACAGCGTTGGAGATGATAGTGCTCAATTTGCCGACGAATCCACTCCAGGCGAGGAGTAATGTATCCTTGCGGATCGAATAGCACCACACCATCCAAAGCAATATCCAGGTAGAGCGATGGCAGGCGAGATTCGAACTCCTGTGGGGTTTTTGCCAGCAAACTGGTCTGCCCTCGCCAGGCATCCGGGAGCATCTTCTTGAGGAAGAAATGACGAGCCAGCGCCCGTTCAGGCAGATCATGGGCAATCACCAGCAGGTCCCAATCGCTTTCCGGACTCGACTCACCACGGGCGCGAGAGCCGAAGAGAACGACAGACAACAGTCCAGGACCTAACCCCTGATGCAGGGATTCCACCACCGGCGATAACGTCAATTTGAGCTGATCATTTCGGCCTTGAGATATGTTCATCTGTACACGTGCTCATCTAAGGCAATGATACTGCTACTTTTGGTGGCACTTTGCGGTTGGTTGCCGGTAATCTGTAAAATTCAGCGCCGTTCCTATCTGCTAATTATATTTGTTTGCTCAGGGTTTGATCGATCCGATGGAGAACATGTTTTGCTACTTCAAGTGCCTGGATAGCATCTTGCTCATCCGATAAGCCTTCCGGTAACATTCCAGGCAACGCATCGGGATAAGGGGGTAAACCTCGCCCCTGGCTGATAATTAAGCCCTTGACAGCTTTTTCAACACACTGCTGGGCATGGAAACAAGCCTGGTTGGCTCATGTTCAAACTCAGTGCAATGTAGTATACTCTCATATCGTATCACAAGTGAGCCTATGGAATGTCCGATTGATGACCTGTTCGATGAGGAATGGAGTGACCAGTGGGTGATGGCGTATTTCCATCCCACCGGCTTGTCATGTCCAGGCTGTCGGCGCGGCATCGATGCGGCACGTTGCTTTCGGCGCACCCATCGGAGTAGGGCGACGGTCTCTCGCTTTCGTCAGTGTCACGGTGTGTACAACGTCTCCACGGGAATCATCGTTCAGGGGAAACAGCTTCGTCCGGCGCAGGTGATTCTGCTCGTGCGAGGGGTATGCAACGGAGAGCCGTCGACGGTGCCGGCAACGGACGTGGGGATCAGCCGCACGACGGTCCACACCCTCCGGCGGGCGGTGCAGCACACCGCCTGGCAACGGCAACCGGATACCCCGCTGGACGATCAGGACACTGAAACCGATGAGCTGTTCCAGCATGCGGGGGAAACAAGGAACGAAGCCCCCCGATCCAACCGATCCCCCGCGACGGCGGGTCAACCGGCGGCGGGGGCACGGCACAGACGAACACGACCGTCCGCCGATGGTGGGCACGGTGGGCAGGACGAGCGGGCAGGTACGGCTCCGGGTGGTGCAGCGCACCAGCCGCGCTATCCTGGTAGCGCACGTCACTCGTTGTACCGGTGCGCAGGCGGTGGTCTGTACCGATGACTGGCGAGGCGATGCGCAGCTTGCGGGGTGCATCACGCCGTTGACCACGGCTACCGGATGTGGGCACGCGATGCAGATGGTGATGGAACACGCGAGGTGTACGTAACCACCTGCGAGTGACGGTGGGCAATGGTGCGCACGTTCCTCCGCCCGTTTCGAGGTGTACATAAAAAGCACGTAGCCACGCATGTGGCAATATGCGAGGTTCGTAGCAACGAGCAACGAAGGTTCATCGCTCAGTTGGTTAGAGCCTGTTATGGACTTTTCGGTTCTGCTCGTATATCATGGCGCTATGACACGAACAGCCTATCTCAGTGATGGTTCTGATGAAGAGTGGGCGTTCGTCGCGCCCTCGGTGACGCTGATGGACGAAGCAGCGCCGCAGCGGAACTACCCCCTGCGCGATGTCGCCAACGGGCTGCGCTCCATGCTGCGCACGGGTGCACCGTGGCGGATGCTGCCCACCGACGTGCCGCCGGGCCCGTGGTGGATCACCAGACCCAGCGCTGGCTGAAAGCGGGCGTGGTTGCGCAGATGGTGCATGACGTGCGGATGCTGGTGCGTGACATCGGGGCACCTGTTGGCAGTAGTGGTCACCCCGGCCAACGACCACGATCGGGCACAGGTGGCGGCGCTGGCGCAGCGCATGTACATGTAGGAGATACCTGGTGACACGGTGACACGGTAGCGGTGGCCGTCGGTGACCAGGGGTACACCGGTGCGCAACCGGCAGCCGAGGCCGCCGCCCACGGCAGTCGCGTGGCGGTGGTCACGCTGCTGACCGCCACACGAGGCGTTGTCGTGCTGCCGTGGCGCTGGGTGGTCGAGCGCAGGTTCGCCTGGATGACGCGCTTCCGTCGCCTGGTGCGTGACGACGACCGTGTGGCGGCGACGCTGGCCGGCTTGCATGTCGTTGCCGTTGCCATCGTGGTGGCCCATCGGTTTGTCTCGCTCATGGTTCAACATTCATAACAGGCTCTAGGCTGCACTACTTTTGAACATGAGCCTCAAAGTTATTACCGTTAGTCAATGAGCGTTCAATTGTTGAAAGATCAAGGAAAAAACTGTAGCTCCAGCCCATCTTTCACCGCAGCCATTTGCGCGATCTACGAGAACATGGTATCATTCTCGCAATCCGAGCGACATGAAGTCAATGCTGTGCGATGGGGCCGCAGGCAGTGGATCGCCTTATTTCAATGGGACCGCACGGTTTGCAGCACCGGAAGGTCCGGTGTATTCGCGTAACCGTATTCAGATGATACAGGAGAGGACATGCGCAAACACATTACTCTGGTTCTGGCAGGTTTACTCAGCCTGGTGCTGGCCGCCTGTGGTGGTCAGGCCCAACAGGCACCTACAACAGCGCCGGCTCAGCCGGCAACCTCGGCACCAGAACAGCCGACCGCAGCGCCGGCTCAGCCGGCCCCGACTGCTGCACCGGCTGCAACTTCAGCTCCGGCAGGTGGCACCACCAATCAGCCGGCTGCCGGTGGTCAGATTGAACGAATTCTCAGCCGTGGCACGCTGATCTGTGGTGTCAACAATAACCCACTGCCCGGTTTCGCATCGGTCGACTCGGCTGGTGTCTACCGCGGCTTTGACATCGATTTCTGCCGTGCTGTCGCTGCTGCCCTCTTCGACGATCCGACGAAGGTTGAGTTCCGTCCATTGAGTGCGCAGGAGCGCTTCACTGCATTGCAGAGCGGTGAGATTGATGTTCTCATCCGCAATAGCACCTGGACCCTGGGCCGTGATGGAACGCTCGGTCTGGACTGGGCACCGACCACCTTCTACGACGGTCAGGGGATGATGGTACGCAAGGACAGTGGTATCGAGACGCTTGAAGACATGGATGGCGCAACCATCTGTGTGCAGACCGGTAGCACCACTGAGTTGAACCTGGCCGACCAGTTCCGTGCCCGTGGTCTGACCTTCACGCCGGTGGTCTTCCCCGATGGCGACGCGACACGCGCTGCGTATGATGCCGGCCAGTGTGACGGCTTTACGACTGACAAGTCGGGTCTCATCTCCAGCCTGACCCTGCTGACGAATCCGGCCGATCACAAGATTCTTGACGTGACGATGTCGAAGGAGCCGCTTGGCCCGGCAGTGCGCCAGGGTGATCCGCAGTGGTTCGATGCGGTGCGCTGGATCGTCTTCGCCACCTTCCAGGCTGAAGAGTACGGCATTACGTCGCAGAATCTCGATCAATTCCTTGGCAGCGATGTGCCGGAGATTCGCCGCTTCCTCGGTATCGAAGGTGAGCTGGGTGCCGGTATCGGTCTGCCCAACGATTTTGCCGCTCGTGTGGTACGCCACGTCGGGAACTATGCTGAGATTTACAACCGTAATCTCGGCCCCGACACGCCATTCAATCTGCCCCGTGGCCTGAATGCGTTGTACACCGAGGGTGGTCTGCTCTACTCTCCGCCCTTCCGCTAAGCATCACCTCAACGGCGGAGGAGAAACATCCTCCGCCGTTGCCACCTGAAGGATGCTTCAGGTGTCTGGTTGATTGCCTGCCATCCTGTCACAACGTTCTACTCGCAGTGTTGCAAGGCTATCTGGTCGAAGCACTGTTCCAAATGCAATCTGCGTTTATGTGGATTGGTGCCTCAAGGTCTTACCCTTCAGGAGAAAGTTATGGCTGTTGGTTCGCCATCGGTTCCTCCCGGCAAAATAAATATTCCTTTTTATCGTGATACGCGGATTATTGCGATCATTGTTCAAGTGGTGTTTGCTATTTTGGTGATCGCACTGGTTTGGTTTTTGTATTCAAATATGATTAATGGCCTGCGCCAGGCTAATCTGTTGCCTACGTTCTCTTTTCTGTCTGTGCCGGCCGGCTTTCCTATTTCTGAAAGTGTTATAGAGTACGATCCCTCCATGACGTATGGGCGAGCGTTTATTGTTGGTATTTTGAATACCGTCCGTGTGGCTGTAATCGGTATTATTCTTGCTACGCTACTGGGACTAATTCTCGGTATTGCTCGCCTCTCTGATAACTGGTTGTTGCGTAATGTGGCATTAGTCTATGTTGAAATTGTGCGTAATGTTCCTTTGCTTTTGCAGTTAATCTTTTGGTTTTCGCTTACCCGCCTTTTTCCCCGTATTCAGGAGAGTATTGATGTCGGCGGATTGATGTTTTTGCATAATCGCGGCATTACTCTGGCCTGGCCGCAGGCGGGTAATGATTTCGATGCCTGGATGGTGTGGGTCTATGCCGGTATTGTGATTGGGATCGTCTTCTACGTGGTACGCCGGATTCAATTTGTGCGTCGTGACCGACCCGGCGTTGCCTTGCCGTATGCATTGCTCATCGCACTGGGTGTCGCGCTGCTCGGCTTTCTGGTCACCTATCTGACGACGGGTGTCTGGCCGGTTAGCCTTTCCATACCAGTGTTGCAGCGCTTTAATTTCGACGGTGGCATAACGGTTACCAATAGCTTCGCAGCCTTGTTGATTGGCTTAGTGATTTACACCGCAGTCTTCATCGGCGAGATTGTGCGCAGCGGTATTCTGGCGGTCAGCAAAGGCCAGCGTGAAGCAGCGCGTGCCCTCGGTCTGACCCCCGGGCAGACAATGCGGCTGGTGATCCTGCCCCAGGCGCTGCGAGTGATTATTCCGCCACTGACCAGTCAGTATCTCAACCTGACCAAGAACAGCAGTCTGGCAATTGCAATTGCTTATCCCGATCTCTTCTACGTCGCCAATACGATTAACAATCAGACCGGCCAGGCTGTACCGGTGATCTTGATGCTCATGGCCAGTTATCTTTCGGTCAGTTTGCTGACGTCGCTGTTTATGAACTGGTATAACCGTCGCATCCAGCTTGTCGAGCGATAAGGAGACGCCTGTGGCTACTGAAGTTAGTCGTCCAACTTCGCGCCGTGCACCGCGTCAGCAGATTGGTCTGATCGAGTGGTTGCGCAAAAATCTCTTTTCAACCTGGTACAACGCGATTATTACTATCGTCCTCCTGTACATTGTTGTCCAGGCCGTAACCAGTTTTGTTTCCTGGATGGTGACGGCTCCTGGCTGGCCGGCTGCGTTCACGAACATTAAGCTCTTACTTACCTGGACGTATCCGGTCGATCAGCTCTGGCGACCGCAGGCAGCTATGGCGCTGGTCTTGCTGCTGCTGGGATTGAGTGCCGGTGTGTGGGGTGGAACCGTGCGAATGGTTGCCTTTGGGGCAGCCGCAATCAGTGTTGGGATCGGTTTTGCCGCCTTTACCTTCCCCGATTTGCCGGATCAGACCTCACTGCCCGGTTGGCTCTTTATGTTTCTCTGTGCCGGGTTACTGGTGGGTAGTGATCAACTGGCACGTCGGCTAGGCAAACGTCTCCGTTGGCCACTTATTATCGCCTGGCTACTCTCATACCCGGCGGTTATCCTGATTTTGCGCGGTGGTCTTGGCCTGCCAATCGTTGAGACAAAGCTGTGGGGCGGTTTGCTTTTGACGTTGTTGCTGGCGATCAGTGGTATCGTGCTCTCGTTTCCGCTAGGGGTGTTGCTGGCATTGGGGCGCCGGAGTTCATTGCCGGTTATTCGCGTGTTTTGCGTGCTCTATATTGAGCTGATCCGTGGTGTGCCACTGGTGACAGTGCTCTTTATGGGTGCCCTCTTGCTGCCGCTCTTCATCCCCGGTGGCGAGAGTATTGATGCGCTGGTACGGGCAATTGTCGCGGTGACCCTGTTTAGCGCAGCCTACCTGGCCGAAAATGTGCGTGGTGGCTTGCAGTCGATTCCCAAAGGGCAGATCGAAGCAGCGCGGGCCCTTGGTCTAAATGTATTTCAGACCACATTGCTCATTACGTTGCCGCAGGCGCTGCGCGCGGTGGTGCCGGTGCTGGTCGGTCAGTTCATCGCCCTGTTCAAAGACACCTCACTGGTCGTGATCATCGGTCTGGTCGATCTCCTCGGCGCAGCGCAAAATATCGTCGGTCAACCGCAGTGGCTCGGTACGCCGGGTGGGGTCTGGCGCGAGACATTCCTGGTGATCGCTGCTATCTATTGGGTCTTCAGCTTCACCATGTCACGCATCAGTAAGCGCATTGAAGACCAGATCGCTCGCAGCCGGCATTGATGATGTGCCTCGTGAGAATCGGTTAGCTGCCGTTCTGATGAGCTTTGACATACCTTTTGGATATAAACCCGGTGTGAAAGGAATATCGTATGAGTGGCAATGGGAGCAGTGAGTATATCATCATCTGCGAAAACGTTAATAAATGGTACGGTGATTTTCATGCCCTCAAAGATGTCAGCCTGCGCGTGAAACGTGGCGAAGTGGTCGTTATCTGCGGGCCGTCAGGGAGTGGCAAGAGCACCTTCATTCGGACGATTAACCGGCTTGAGGAGCATCAGGAAGGCCGGATTATCGTCGATGGCATTGAAATGACCAGCGATATTCGCAACATCGATGCCATCCGGCGTGAAGTAGGGATGGTGTTCCAGCAATTTAACCTCTTTCCGCATCTGACGGTGATGCAGAACATCACGCTGGCCCCGATTTGGGTGCGGAAAAAGACGCGCAAAGAGAGCGAAGCGAAGGCTCTCGAATTGCTCGAGCGGGTTGGGATCAAGGAGCAGGCGTACAAATATCCCGGTCAGCTCTCTGGTGGTCAGCAGCAGCGGGTTGCGATTGCCCGGGCGCTGGCAATGGAGCCACGGATCATGCTCTTTGATGAGCCGACCTCAGCCCTCGATCCTGAGATGGTGAAAGAGGTGCTCGATGTAATGAAGACGCTGGCCCGTAGTGGTATGACCATGCTGTGTGTGACGCACGAAATGGGCTTTGCGCGTGAAGTGGCTGACCGGATTGTCTTTATGGATCAGGGGCAGATTGTTGAAGAGGGTACTCCTGATCAGTTCTTCACGAATCCACGCAATGAGCGCACGAAGCTGTTCTTGAGCCAGATTTTGTGACGGTGCCGGTCGGCGACGATCAGACGGCGCATATCCTGCGCATACAAAGCAACTCGAGTGCGGAAGGCTAGCTTCCGCACTCGAGTTGCTACCTATGCTGTCAGCAGGCCATTGAGGCTGATAACAGCACGACGTTGCCTTTAACACCGTGTGGCGTAACCACATGAATAATGTGGATGGCAGCCAGTCTCCATAGACGTGCTACGTCACGCCTCACAGTAGCAACATAGAGTATACCCCTCCTCTATGTCCTCCGTGTCTCTGTGGTGACAATAAGATGGCAACCTGGTTATCCTTCCGCACTCGCTATGCATAGGAAGACGTATTGGGTCGTTGGTCTGACGATATGCAGGACAGGTTCTTCTACGCCTCTTCTTCATCATCTGCTGCGGCTTCCTGGCGCCGGGCAATGACCGCAGCGTAAATAGCTTCAA
This genomic window from Chloroflexus aurantiacus J-10-fl contains:
- a CDS encoding amino acid ABC transporter permease, yielding MATEVSRPTSRRAPRQQIGLIEWLRKNLFSTWYNAIITIVLLYIVVQAVTSFVSWMVTAPGWPAAFTNIKLLLTWTYPVDQLWRPQAAMALVLLLLGLSAGVWGGTVRMVAFGAAAISVGIGFAAFTFPDLPDQTSLPGWLFMFLCAGLLVGSDQLARRLGKRLRWPLIIAWLLSYPAVILILRGGLGLPIVETKLWGGLLLTLLLAISGIVLSFPLGVLLALGRRSSLPVIRVFCVLYIELIRGVPLVTVLFMGALLLPLFIPGGESIDALVRAIVAVTLFSAAYLAENVRGGLQSIPKGQIEAARALGLNVFQTTLLITLPQALRAVVPVLVGQFIALFKDTSLVVIIGLVDLLGAAQNIVGQPQWLGTPGGVWRETFLVIAAIYWVFSFTMSRISKRIEDQIARSRH
- a CDS encoding amino acid ABC transporter permease, with the translated sequence MAVGSPSVPPGKINIPFYRDTRIIAIIVQVVFAILVIALVWFLYSNMINGLRQANLLPTFSFLSVPAGFPISESVIEYDPSMTYGRAFIVGILNTVRVAVIGIILATLLGLILGIARLSDNWLLRNVALVYVEIVRNVPLLLQLIFWFSLTRLFPRIQESIDVGGLMFLHNRGITLAWPQAGNDFDAWMVWVYAGIVIGIVFYVVRRIQFVRRDRPGVALPYALLIALGVALLGFLVTYLTTGVWPVSLSIPVLQRFNFDGGITVTNSFAALLIGLVIYTAVFIGEIVRSGILAVSKGQREAARALGLTPGQTMRLVILPQALRVIIPPLTSQYLNLTKNSSLAIAIAYPDLFYVANTINNQTGQAVPVILMLMASYLSVSLLTSLFMNWYNRRIQLVER
- a CDS encoding transposase; its protein translation is MDFSVLLVYHGAMTRTAYLSDGSDEEWAFVAPSVTLMDEAAPQRNYPLRDVANGLRSMLRTGAPWRMLPTDVPPGPWWITRPSAG
- a CDS encoding nucleotidyltransferase domain-containing protein; translated protein: MNISQGRNDQLKLTLSPVVESLHQGLGPGLLSVVLFGSRARGESSPESDWDLLVIAHDLPERALARHFFLKKMLPDAWRGQTSLLAKTPQEFESRLPSLYLDIALDGVVLFDPQGYITPRLEWIRRQIEHYHLQRCLKGHDLVWDAPFSTWPSTWEGFA
- a CDS encoding transposase, which codes for MRGKQGTKPPDPTDPPRRRVNRRRGHGTDEHDRPPMVGTVGRTSGQVRLRVVQRTSRAILVAHVTRCTGAQAVVCTDDWRGDAQLAGCITPLTTATGCGHAMQMVMEHARCT
- a CDS encoding amino acid ABC transporter ATP-binding protein; amino-acid sequence: MSGNGSSEYIIICENVNKWYGDFHALKDVSLRVKRGEVVVICGPSGSGKSTFIRTINRLEEHQEGRIIVDGIEMTSDIRNIDAIRREVGMVFQQFNLFPHLTVMQNITLAPIWVRKKTRKESEAKALELLERVGIKEQAYKYPGQLSGGQQQRVAIARALAMEPRIMLFDEPTSALDPEMVKEVLDVMKTLARSGMTMLCVTHEMGFAREVADRIVFMDQGQIVEEGTPDQFFTNPRNERTKLFLSQIL
- a CDS encoding amino acid ABC transporter substrate-binding protein, whose protein sequence is MRKHITLVLAGLLSLVLAACGGQAQQAPTTAPAQPATSAPEQPTAAPAQPAPTAAPAATSAPAGGTTNQPAAGGQIERILSRGTLICGVNNNPLPGFASVDSAGVYRGFDIDFCRAVAAALFDDPTKVEFRPLSAQERFTALQSGEIDVLIRNSTWTLGRDGTLGLDWAPTTFYDGQGMMVRKDSGIETLEDMDGATICVQTGSTTELNLADQFRARGLTFTPVVFPDGDATRAAYDAGQCDGFTTDKSGLISSLTLLTNPADHKILDVTMSKEPLGPAVRQGDPQWFDAVRWIVFATFQAEEYGITSQNLDQFLGSDVPEIRRFLGIEGELGAGIGLPNDFAARVVRHVGNYAEIYNRNLGPDTPFNLPRGLNALYTEGGLLYSPPFR